From a region of the Nitrospira sp. genome:
- a CDS encoding alpha/beta hydrolase — protein sequence MNYVPAITDTTVRTGTIEVQGLNIFYREAGRPGSPKLVLLHGFPASSHQYRNLIPALAHKFHVISMDYPGFGNSALPDPTEYSYTFDKTSDVVEGFLNQKGFTRFGLFVQDYGGPVGFRILARRPEWLEWLIVQNTNAYEEGFTAAWDGFRNALWKKRTPESEKPLMGFLEVDAIRSIYLHGHKKPELISPDNWNMDACCMGRPQARRIQMEFFYDYRNNVTLYPKWQEFLRSRSPKTIIFWGQDDIFFTREGGEAYFRDLPQAEMHRLDSGHFAVEDCLEYIARNIRRFYDEKVAVR from the coding sequence ATGAACTACGTACCCGCCATCACAGACACCACAGTGCGGACCGGAACCATCGAGGTCCAAGGGCTCAACATCTTTTACCGCGAAGCGGGTAGGCCCGGTAGTCCCAAGCTTGTGTTGCTCCACGGCTTTCCAGCCTCATCGCATCAATACCGCAACCTCATTCCAGCGCTGGCACACAAGTTCCATGTCATCTCGATGGATTACCCCGGCTTCGGCAACAGCGCCTTGCCAGATCCGACCGAGTACTCATACACCTTTGACAAGACCTCGGACGTGGTCGAGGGTTTTCTGAACCAAAAAGGCTTCACCCGCTTCGGTCTCTTCGTGCAGGACTACGGCGGTCCGGTGGGCTTCCGCATCCTTGCGCGCCGCCCGGAATGGTTGGAATGGCTGATCGTCCAGAATACCAACGCCTATGAGGAGGGTTTCACGGCCGCCTGGGATGGTTTCCGCAACGCGCTGTGGAAGAAACGGACACCCGAATCGGAAAAGCCGCTCATGGGCTTCCTGGAAGTGGACGCTATCCGAAGCATTTATCTCCACGGGCACAAGAAACCGGAGTTGATCAGCCCGGACAACTGGAACATGGATGCTTGCTGCATGGGGCGTCCGCAGGCGCGGCGGATACAGATGGAATTCTTTTATGACTACCGCAACAACGTCACCCTCTATCCGAAGTGGCAAGAGTTTCTGCGCAGTCGCAGTCCCAAGACCATCATCTTCTGGGGCCAGGACGACATCTTCTTCACCCGCGAAGGCGGCGAGGCCTATTTCCGGGATTTGCCCCAGGCTGAAATGCATCGGCTCGATTCAGGCCACTTCGCGGTAGAGGACTGCCTAGAGTACATCGCCAGAAACATCCGTCGATTTTACGACGAGAAGGTGGCTGTCAGGTAG
- a CDS encoding MOSC N-terminal beta barrel domain-containing protein, with product MKITEIWRYPVKTMAGEKLQRVRIGPLGIEGDRVVHVEDARGRVITSRSHPRFLGHKGTLGLDGEPLVDRRPWDSPEVAVEVTDIASPGAKLVRYDGIERFDVLPLLVATDGAIAAFGHDHRRLRPNLVIGAVQGLTEREWPGGCLRIGTVLIGVQDLRLRCIMTSYDPDTQVQDKEITRGIYRRFEGKLALNCFVIESGEISVGDNVQLVRGRACAESAAAAVFTE from the coding sequence ATGAAGATCACGGAGATCTGGAGATATCCGGTTAAGACAATGGCAGGCGAGAAACTGCAACGGGTACGCATTGGGCCGCTCGGAATTGAAGGCGACCGAGTTGTACATGTCGAGGACGCCCGGGGACGGGTAATCACCTCACGCTCTCATCCACGTTTCCTGGGTCATAAGGGTACGCTGGGTCTGGATGGCGAACCTCTGGTGGACCGTCGACCATGGGACAGTCCAGAGGTCGCCGTCGAGGTCACAGATATAGCTAGCCCAGGCGCGAAGCTGGTGCGCTACGACGGCATTGAACGCTTCGATGTACTGCCGTTGCTGGTGGCCACCGACGGTGCCATCGCCGCCTTCGGTCACGACCATCGCCGCTTGCGGCCCAACCTCGTGATCGGTGCCGTCCAGGGATTGACTGAGCGCGAATGGCCAGGCGGCTGCTTGCGTATCGGCACGGTGCTCATTGGGGTCCAGGATTTGCGCCTACGGTGCATCATGACTTCGTACGATCCTGACACGCAAGTCCAAGACAAAGAAATCACCCGCGGCATCTATCGGAGGTTCGAGGGCAAACTCGCGCTCAATTGCTTCGTGATCGAGAGCGGCGAAATCTCTGTGGGCGACAATGTGCAACTAGTCCGTGGCCGTGCTTGCGCTGAATCCGCCGCTGCCGCAGTCTTCACCGAGTAG
- a CDS encoding zinc-binding dehydrogenase: MLFQQDLIALFELLHQRKIQPLIAQRIPFPKARRAHELLGTGGVIGKIVLVPNESSLESGAS; encoded by the coding sequence GTGTTGTTTCAACAAGATTTGATCGCCCTCTTCGAGCTCCTACACCAGCGGAAGATCCAGCCGTTGATCGCGCAGCGAATCCCATTTCCCAAGGCAAGGCGCGCACATGAGTTGCTCGGGACGGGAGGGGTGATAGGAAAGATCGTGCTTGTGCCCAACGAGTCGTCGCTTGAGTCGGGCGCATCATAG
- a CDS encoding DUF2252 family protein, with amino-acid sequence MKIDQATKDYEKWLRRQIPLVPSDLRLKHSFMKRNSFAFLRATFYRWMQVWVEVCADLATAPVLRAIGDLHVENFGTWRDSEGRLIWGINDFDEAYPLPYTNDLVRLAASAKLAVTAEHLLTKPRNAYDAILTGYTEGLKSGGRPFVLSEQHPWLRDIATNSLRDPVRFWRKMQTLPVVQGSVPQAAMAGLDFMMPEAGLSYSLRRRVSGLGSLGHPRFVALTNWRGGMIAREAKALVRSACSWARSGQGSNEILYSTMLEHAVRCRDPFVRMEGIWLLRRLSPYCSRIELTALPRKRDEDKLLYAMGWETANVHLGDPKAIKDIQRDLAKRKGKWLMKAAKAMTRATITDWQDWTKR; translated from the coding sequence ATGAAGATTGACCAAGCAACGAAAGACTACGAAAAATGGCTGAGAAGACAGATCCCGCTGGTACCCTCAGACCTCCGTTTGAAGCACTCCTTCATGAAACGAAACAGCTTTGCCTTCCTCCGGGCGACATTTTACCGATGGATGCAGGTGTGGGTTGAAGTCTGTGCGGATTTGGCCACAGCGCCGGTCCTGCGGGCAATTGGGGACCTGCATGTGGAGAACTTCGGCACGTGGCGCGACAGCGAAGGCCGTTTGATTTGGGGAATCAACGATTTCGATGAGGCATACCCACTCCCTTACACAAACGATCTCGTACGATTGGCGGCAAGTGCGAAGCTAGCGGTCACCGCCGAGCATCTCCTCACCAAGCCAAGGAATGCCTATGATGCCATCCTGACAGGCTACACGGAGGGGTTGAAGTCAGGTGGCCGACCGTTTGTGTTGTCCGAGCAGCATCCATGGCTGCGTGATATTGCAACCAACTCCCTCCGCGACCCGGTGAGGTTCTGGCGCAAAATGCAGACCCTTCCGGTTGTACAAGGATCGGTTCCTCAAGCAGCCATGGCGGGACTCGATTTCATGATGCCGGAAGCGGGTCTGTCGTATAGTCTTCGGCGTCGGGTTTCGGGCTTGGGAAGTTTAGGACACCCCCGATTTGTGGCACTGACGAACTGGCGTGGAGGTATGATTGCCAGGGAAGCCAAGGCACTCGTCCGCTCCGCCTGTTCGTGGGCCCGGAGTGGACAGGGAAGCAATGAGATTTTGTATTCTACGATGTTAGAGCACGCCGTCCGCTGTCGAGATCCCTTTGTGCGGATGGAGGGAATCTGGCTCCTTCGCCGGCTTTCCCCTTATTGCTCCCGGATTGAACTCACGGCACTGCCGCGTAAACGAGACGAAGACAAGCTTTTGTATGCCATGGGCTGGGAAACTGCGAATGTGCATCTTGGAGATCCCAAGGCGATTAAAGACATACAGCGTGACCTCGCAAAGCGAAAGGGCAAGTGGTTGATGAAGGCTGCGAAAGCGATGACGCGGGCCACCATCACGGATTGGCAGGATTGGACGAAGAGATAG
- a CDS encoding alcohol dehydrogenase catalytic domain-containing protein: MKTSRRLLPTFKIERAIQRHTRIIVTHYGELDAICVVDEECPEPKSGEVRVRVLAAGVSLPDLMVREGIHPETPPLPFTPGWDLVVEVDRLGAGVSGGEPGQMVAALPIRGAYEEFVCLPPDELVPVPSG; this comes from the coding sequence ATGAAAACGTCAAGAAGGTTGTTGCCGACATTCAAAATCGAAAGAGCTATCCAGAGACACACGCGCATCATCGTGACACACTATGGCGAACTGGATGCCATTTGTGTGGTTGACGAAGAGTGCCCCGAGCCGAAAAGTGGTGAAGTGCGGGTGAGAGTGTTGGCCGCAGGGGTCTCCTTGCCCGACCTGATGGTGCGGGAGGGCATCCATCCCGAAACGCCTCCACTGCCCTTCACGCCCGGGTGGGATTTAGTGGTTGAGGTGGATCGACTCGGCGCAGGTGTCTCCGGAGGTGAGCCAGGTCAGATGGTTGCCGCGCTGCCGATTCGAGGTGCGTACGAGGAATTCGTCTGCCTGCCACCCGATGAACTGGTGCCCGTACCATCGGGGTGA
- a CDS encoding DUF4410 domain-containing protein has translation MIQTDRERLVNNIVRQLQVTNRFKELNVANPSPNTLNAMVEVTNYDKGNAFLRFLLAGLGQMHIDGTLTLQDRDKSEVVGKYEVNKTFAWGGLYGMGTKIEEVEEGFAAAVAEILLGKGKKADEVEIAEGVKTSK, from the coding sequence ATGATACAGACCGATCGGGAACGGCTCGTTAACAACATCGTTCGACAACTGCAGGTGACTAATCGCTTTAAAGAGTTGAACGTCGCTAATCCTAGTCCTAACACGCTCAATGCCATGGTCGAAGTTACGAATTATGATAAGGGCAATGCGTTTTTGCGGTTCCTCCTGGCCGGGTTGGGACAAATGCACATTGACGGAACCCTAACGCTGCAGGACCGCGATAAATCTGAGGTGGTAGGAAAATATGAAGTGAACAAGACCTTCGCATGGGGAGGCCTTTATGGGATGGGTACCAAGATTGAAGAGGTCGAGGAAGGATTCGCAGCAGCGGTAGCAGAAATTCTACTAGGGAAGGGTAAGAAAGCAGACGAAGTTGAAATTGCCGAGGGGGTAAAAACCTCCAAGTAA